The following are encoded in a window of Physeter macrocephalus isolate SW-GA chromosome 9, ASM283717v5, whole genome shotgun sequence genomic DNA:
- the RGS3 gene encoding regulator of G-protein signaling 3 isoform X7, translating into MKNKLGIFRRRNESPGAQPAGKADKVTKSFKPTSEEALKWGESLEKLLVHKYGLAVFQAFLRTEFSEENLEFWLACEDFKKVKSQSKMAAKAKKIFAEYIAIQACKEVNLDSYTREHTKGNLQSVTRGCFDLAQKRIFGLMEKDSYPRFLRSDLYLDLINQKKMSPPL; encoded by the exons ATGAAGAACAAGCTGGGCATCTTCAGGCGGCGGAACGAATCCCCTGGGGCCCAGCCAGCGGGCAAGGCAGACAAAGTGACGAAGTCATTCAA GCCCACCTCAGAGGAAGCACTCAAGTGGGGCGAGTCCTTGGAGAAGCTGCTGGTCCACAAAT ATGGGCTAGCGGTGTTCCAAGCCTTCCTCCGCACTGAGTTTAGTGAGGAGAACCTGGAATTCTGGCTGGCATGCGAGGACTTCAAGAAGGTCAAGTCACAGTCCAAGATGGCGGCCAAGGCCAAGAAGATCTTTGCTGAGTACATCGCGATCCAGGCGTGCAAAGAG gTAAACCTGGACTCGTACACACGGGAGCACACCAAGGGCAACCTGCAGAGCGTCACGCGGGGCTGCTTCGATCTGGCGCAGAAGCGCATCTTTGGGCTCATGGAGAAGGACTCGTACCCACGCTTCCTCCGCTCGGACCTCTACCTGGACCTCATTAACCAGAAGAAGATGAGTCCCCCGCTTTAG